A stretch of DNA from Chondrinema litorale:
ATTTCAAAATGGCTGTATGCGCTGATTTTACAGTAGAAACTGCTAGAAATACGATTACCCGGCATGTTGCCCAGAATGCCAAGATGATTACAGATGGCTATTCAACCTATCAGTCACTGACAGGAGAGTTCGAGATGGATGTGGAAAAAGTGCCCTCAAAACAGGCCCATATCAAACTACCTTGGGTACATACAGCCATTGGGAATGCAAAGAAAGTCCTACAAGGGATATATCAGCATACAAGGCCAGGGTATCTACAGAATTATCTAGATGAGTTCTGTTACAAACTCAATAGAAGATACTTTGAAAATGATATTTTTGACAGAATATTAATTGCTTGTACGCTCACTTGAGCTTGTGGTAAGAATACGGATAATCATTTTATATTTTAATTACCAATTGCGCCATTCAAATTTTGATTTAATCATTATTCTAGCTTCAATTTTCTTTTTTTGCCTGCTGCAAATTCTTTGTTTAGATCGAGCTTGGTCACTTTCGAATTATCAATCTTATAGATCAAAACGAATTCCATTTCGGTTACATCAATAAAAGTTGAATATAATGTGCCTCCTTTTCTGCCATTTTCATCAGGTATAGGAACCTGAACGGCATTACCTAAAGTGTTGCTAATTTCAAGAAAGCTAAGCGCTTTATTTTTACTCTCAAGATTAGCTATACTATTAGTAATAGCCACATATCTGTAACAAGGATAATTACCCTGAGTAGTTTCTGACAACAAAAAGTTTGTCATAACTAGTTTGTTATCTTTTATGTATTCAAGCTTTCTTTCACCTCCTACCCACTCTACTACTACTGCATTACCAGACCGATCTCCAAACATCATATGTCCGTTGTTTAATGCAATTTTTTCTTTTTCCAGATAGTTTACAGCTTCTTCCACGGTACTGCAATTAGCCAGTATTTCATCTCCTAAATTGCCTTTTGGTTTTTGGTAACCTACTGGTCTTGTTTGCAGTGGGGTAACAGCGCCATCAAAAAATAAACCTTCCTCATTAATACCTCCTTGAGCAAAATTATCCCAACCGTACCATAATCTTGCATGTTTCTTTTTGCTAGCTGGCATAAGCTGAATGTATGGTTCTACATCGTACCAAAAATCTTCGTTGTTGGCTATGTAAATTTTTCCTGTTTGTAAATCAATGTAATAAAGTACGGAACAAGCTTTTAAAGATGGAATTGAGATATTAAATATAAGCAAGATGAAAATCGTAAATAGTGTTGGTTTCATTGAAAATGGCTAAGGTGTAAAAATCTACTTCTTGTAGTAGTCTGTTTATTTAGCTAATGAGTAATCTGCCTCTGTAGTTGTCTCTTTGAAAAGACATTCATTTTAAACACATAAAAAAAGCGCACTGAAATCTACTCTCAGTGCGCTTTTTATCAGTTCGTTATAAATCAGGAAGCAAACTTAATCATGTATTTTACTTCTCCACTTCTTGCTCTGTCTTCTTCTACTGATTCTACTAAATCTAATTTTAAGGCTGTTTCAAAAGCTTTATCAATTGTTTTTTTGATGCGGCTATAGTTGTTGTTTCTTTTGTAGCGATTGAGGTTCATAATATCGCTGAGCTTAGAAAAACTGTATTCTACTCTTCCGGTAGTGGAACAGTGCTTTGCCTGATACAAGCATTTTATAAAAAGCTCGATAGATGGATTTGGCCTACCTGGGTTAATTTTCTTTAAAGTAAGGTTTACATCTGATGGAATGTAAAAATAAGTCTGCGCCTTTTCTACCTGGTAAGAAATAAAACAGGCATCTACCATAAGTCTAAATTTATAATCGCCATCTGCCTGACTATCTTTGAATTTTGAGTATTCCAACAATTCAATAAGTCGCTTAATTTTAAAACCCGTTCTGTTTTTGGTGTTAAATGGCACTAAGAATTCTTTATAATGCAAACTCATTAAAGCATCTTTTACCAAATCTCTATGACGCTTGCTGTAACTTGAGTCTATGCCTAACATTCTGTATAAGCTACCCAATTGAAACTCAAACACCACTCTATCGATTTCTTCGATATAAGAAAGTGTTGAAAGACTTTTAGAAATCTGTGCCAATGCCACTACAGCTGTAAGCACACGTAATTCGTAACCCGAAAGCTCTTTGGTAATTCTTTGCTTTACATCATCACCCAGTTTTTCTTTAAAAAACTCTGGTAATGTAATCGTATAGTTATTATCCCCTCCTCTATGCAGCTTTAATATTCTATCTATCGAATAGTTAATCTCATTGGTAAGACGATCTTTAAAGTCATGATCTGTATCAAATATCTGTAATTGCGCCTTCCCGAATTGCTGACCTGATTCGATTTTAAGCAATCTGGTTGGGTATTTTATTCTGGTTTCGGGTTTTTTCATATCTCTCAAATTAAAAAAATTTCAGTAACTATCCGTTACCCGATTTTTGACTTATGACTTAATCTAACTCACTTTTTCATCTAAATTTTCAAGTCATTAAAAACTAAGGTAAAAGATCATTTTGAATTATTTAGCAGACACTTATGACTTATTTTGAAAAAATATGCCGTTTTACCAGACACTTATGACTTATTTAAGCTCTTTTTTTACTTCTCTAACAAACACTTATGACTTATTTTGGAGCAATTTTGAATGATTTTAGCACCTACAAGCAGACACTTGTGACTTATTATTAGGTTAAATAAGTCATATATACCTTCTAATTCCATTTAAACAGACACTTGTGACTTAGTGCCAAACACTTTTGACTTATCTGTCTTTAAGTCTTATACCAATAATAACAGACACTTGTGACTTATCAATTAAAGACTTTTGTTACAGTAAAACACCCTTGTTATAAGTCATATAGGGCTTATCACCCAACACTTATGACTTATTAGGCAGCTTAATAGCAGCTCTAACAGACACTTATGACTTATTCTTTATCGATTTAATTCTTATATAAGCCTACTCCAAACACTTTCGACTTATTCTTTACAGACACTTATGACTTAATTCAAATACATATAACAAGCTAGTCACTTATGACTTACAACCAACACTTATGAATTACTAAACAGTTACTTGTGACTTAAACACCCAATACTTTTGACTTAATGAGCAAACACTTATGAATTATTAGCCAAACACTTATGAATTATAGGGTTAAAGTAAACTTTTGGCTATCAGTTAGTTATAGGCAAATTTAGAAATGTATACCTTTTAAAATTTAAACATATGTTATAATTTTAAATTCAAAACTCTAATTTAACAGAGGTTTTGAATTAACAGAAAGAAGAAATGTTGGATATAAAACTATTTAATTCTCAGGAGATAAGATCGGTAATGTACAAGGGAGAACCACATTTTCTTGTAACGGATGTAATTGCAGCTCTAACAGAAACTTCTAATGCCAATCGCTATTGGACAGACTTAAAAAGAAGAGAAAAGAAAGCATCCGGAGTTGAATTATACGCACTTTGCGTAAGGTTGAAAATTGAAGCTTCTAATGGTAGAAAATATGAGATGGAATGTGCTGCAAAAGAAGCTTTATTTAGAATTATCCAGTCTGTACCCTCTAAAAAAGCAGAAGCATTTAAACTTTGGTTGGCAAAAGTAGGTAGCGATCACGTAGACGAAAAACTCTCTAAAAGACTTGCAGCCCATCGGAAATTAAAAGAATCGCAGAAAAGATTTTTAGAAAACATCTCAGACAGAGGGGTTGATGATGTAGGCTTTATTAAAGTAATTGAGGCGGGTGACAATGCGCTTTTTGGAGGCAAAAATATGCATGAAATTTACAATATAGACAAGGAAGAAAATCTAGATGATTATATGAATGCTTTGCTGCTGAAAGGGAAGGATTTTGCCACTGAAATATCTAACCTGAATGTGCACCACAAAGACTTACAAGGAAAGGAAGATATTAGCAAAGAACACGAAGAGCAAAATAAAGGAATTAGAGAGCATTTAATAAGCAAAACTAATTACAAACCTGAAGATATTCCACCCGAAGATAAACTCTCTCAAAAAGGCTTAAAACAGCAAAACAATAAAGGTGGGAAATTAGAAGAATAGTCTTTTTTAATTCGAACAAAAACTGCAAGAAATACGAATTATTCACACCAAATGGTATTATATTTTATGTAATATAATTAGCATTATAATGCATTTTTAAATATTATTTATAATAATTAATATTATATTTAGATATAATTATTAGTATTATTTCATGCAATTGATATTGAAATTTATATTTTTTAGCATATATTTGTGTCATTAAATATAATATTTTTTATGACAGATATATTACATGTATATAATAGTAAAGGAGGCGTTGGTAAAAGCTCCTTATCTTGGGTAATTGGAACTACACTCGCTAAACATTTGGAAGCTGCGGAGTCATCGGAAAAAGTGTTGATTATCGACCTTGATATTCAGAAAAATATTTCTACTTGCCTTGTTAAAAATCCAGATGAAGTTGAGTACTCGCTCTCAGATATTTTTATCAATGGAACAGCACCAGAAAAGGCAATTGTAAACGTATCAGACAATCTGGATTTATTGCCATCTGAAGGAGACCTAGATTCTGTAACAAATTACCTTTCGACCATTACCATGGGCAGGGAGTTTCAGTTTAAAGAAAAACTGGAGAGCTTTCTAAAAGAGAATTACAGGATTGTGGTAATCGACTATCCGCCGAATATAAACCTTCTTACATTAAACGCACTGATAGTATCTGAAGAGCATTGTCATGTGGTGGTTCCAGTAGAGCTTTCATTTCTTTCGCTAGCTGGGGCAGTACAAGTTGAAGAGCAATTGAACAAGATTAAGAAGTACAATCTGAATCGCAACATAGAGATCGACTTCGTTTGCATTGTGAAGGATAACATTTCTAGGTCTAATCACGCAAAAATTTCTCAAAGTGAGATAGAAGATCGTTTTAAAGATAAAATCCTTAAAAACACCTTAAAACAAGCTATTGACATTCCAAATGCCATGGTTTCTAAGTCTACCAACCTTTGGGATTACGATTCGGAGACAAAAGCGGGAGATTTTGTAAATGAACTTGTGGTGGAATTGTGGCAAAAAATGAATGCCAGTTCGTAAAATTTAATTGATTGAATCATGAAGAAGCAAGATAATAAAGACAAGTTGAAAGAGAGTTTTTCAATTTTTCAGAAGCAGCAACCAGCAAAAGAGAGTGAAGAGCCAAAAGAAAAGAAAATTACGGCAGAAAGTAGTACGACAAAAAACAAAGTAGAGGAACCGGTAAAAAAGGCTGAAAAGAAAAAACCAGCCAGTAATTTGAAAGACCTTTTTGGTGGAGATGAAAATAAAGGTTATTCAGCAGTTCAGGTGAAAAAGCTATATCTCGAAAAAGTGGAAGAGTTGGCGAAAGAACATAAAACCACAAAAACGCGAGTGGTAAATATCATCATCGAGAATTTCTTGAAAGAGAATGGGATTATCTGAAGTATCAAAACTTTGAATAGCAAGAGGTTAATATCATAAAATATATAATAAAAATATTATATTTTAATAATATTATATATTCGTAATCAATAATATTAGATATTATTATTGATATTTAATATGTTATAAACATAATATGTAATACTACAAAATAGTAATAAAATTATAATATTTTAAGTTATATGAACACTTGGATATTTGAGTGCGAGATGAAAAATATCAAATTAGTAAAATGAAAATTTTGAAACAGAAACAATAAATTCAGTACAGCACACAGCTAACTAATTTGGAAATTCAGGAGCGAATTAAAAACCTATTAAATTCAGAATTACAAAAGGCTCCAAATGTATTTGTAGGAAAAATAGAGCAAAGCGGATTTGATATATGTAATGCAGGTGTAGGCATTATGTTATCTCCATTTGTACAAGGAATCATCTCAAAGAGAATAGTAACAATTTACTTGAGGCCATCTAAGCAATTCAAATTTGCATTAGCAATGATGTTGTCTGTTAATATTGTATTTTTTATAGGTCTCATTTTAGATTTCCAGTCGGGCTGGTATTTTCTTTTTCTTCTATTTGTCCACTTTTTGATTGTAAATCTTGAAGGCTTAAAGAATTACAATAAGATATTGGAAGTACTAGAACTCTCTGATAAGAAAATAACAAAGAGTAATTTTATCTGAAATTACAAGTAAGCAAAAATTCTATTTTGTAATCAGGCAAAGTCCCAATTTGAGCATTAATGCATTTTCACCCAACTGTATAAAGCTCTTTACTTTCTTCTTTGCCTCTTAAGTTAAATTCACCTAATACTTTAAGCTGGAGCTTATTATCTGGATTTAGAATTTCGGCAAGGTCAGATGAAAGTAACAAGTCTGTATTTAAGCTATTACATAAACCTTGAATTCTAGCAGTGGCATTAAGTACATCTCCGGTAAATAGAATTTCTTTTTTAATTACACCAATTTCGCCAGCAGTAACATTACCTAAATGAATGCCAGCTTTAAAAGTGGGTACAATTCCAAAAGTCGCTTTATACCAATCACTCTTTTGCAGCAAAGCATCTCGCATCGCAAAAAAACAATCAATACATCGGGTGTTTAACTTTGGTGAAGCAAGCTTCCAAGAAACAATAATCTCATCACCCACATACTGATAAATTTCTCCTTCGAAATCGATAATGGGTTCGGCAATGTCAGCATAGTAGCTTTTGAGCAATTTGAAGTATTCCACATGGCCAAGCTTTTCGGCAATACTGGTTGAAGACTTCATGTCCAGAAACATAAAAATTCTTTCTTCTTCGATAGGGGAGTGGTACTTGCCTGTGAAGAACTTCATTAGTACACCTTGTCCAATATATTCGCTAATCTCACTATAAAACAAAGAAACAATGAGAGAAGCTGTGAGTTGCAGCACAGTACTTAAATGGGTAATACTAGTAAAATATTCCAGATATTTATCCCAAACTCTAGGGTCGAATAAACCAGCTTTAATTTCTAAACTGGCGGCAATGGGAAAAGTAATGAGTACCACAAAAAAGAATACCAATGTGTAAATGAAAAACTTGGAGCATATTTTAACAATGAATTTTTTGTTGGCAAAAACATTTTCAAGATACTTTATTTCGATAAAACCTATAAAAAGCCCAACACAGGTTATTGCCAAACTCGACATTATAAAAATTTGAGTATCCATTTGAATGGCAGTAGTAGGTAACTGATTGAAGCTATCAGTAGCGGCTAATTCTACTATCAGAAAAATCCATCCGGAAAGTAGCCAAATTACTCCAAAGGGAATAATTCTATTGAGATCTCTCTTAGTTTTTGGTCTTATCATTTTTCTATTTACGCTCTCTCAAATATAGATGGATTGTGATAAACATACAGTGCCATTGTCTCAATTACTTTTTAAAAAAGTGGCTATTTTTTGTTTAATCTGCCTTTTCGCACCCAAAATATTAATTAAATAACAAAATTAAGGCATAAAACAATGCACGCCCGTTGCAGGCGCTTTATGCTAATTATATATTTAGTTACTGTTTTTAAATATCAAATAACTTACTATTAAATTGAAAAAACTAACTAACACTCGTAGCTTCTACGTACACACACTATCTTGGCATAATGCAGACACCCTACTGCAAAAAATGCTATACTATTTTTATGTAATCGCCCATCCGTTTTTGAAATCAGGTTTAAAAATTCATTTTTTTAAGTCTACCTATCAACTTCTTCTGACACCTAATATCCATTCAAATTTCCCAAACTATTACTTAATCAACTATGCGATTATTTTTTACTATTAAACATTTCTCTATGAAAATTCTAGCACATCAAACATCACTTTTAGCATTAATTGTTTGTTTGCTGTTTTATGTAAACAGCGACGCAAATGCTCAAGTTATTGAAAAAGGTAAAGTAAGCAAAGAGTTAATTAATTTAACTACACAGAATGCGTCACAACGAATCCGAAAATCTACTTCAGTAGACAAATTTGAATCAAGTTTAGATTTACAGGTTTATGATGGTTATGTAGTTTTTGATGCCATCGCTTCCGAAAATACTGAAACCTTAAAAGCAGAACTGGCAGCAAAAGGCTGTAAAAAGCTATCTTCTTTTGGTGGTATGGTAAGTGGTTTAATGCCAGTAGATAAAATCTCTGAAATGCAGGCGGTTGAATCACTCAAGTTAATAAAAGCTGCCTATAAGCCACATACAAATATTGGTTCAGTTACCAGTCAAGGTGATGTTGCCCAACTTTCAGACGAGGCAAGGAGTCTGTTTGGAGTTAATGGTACTGGCGTAAAAGTAGGAGTACTTTCTGATAGTTACGATAATCTTGCAGGAGCGGCAGATGGTATTGCTTCTGGAGATTTACCCGGAGCGGCTAATCCATATGGTTTTACAAGTGAAGTAGAAGTTTTATTAGATTTACCAAGTGGAGGTATTGATGAAGGCCGCGGAATGTGTGAACTAGTTCACGATGTAGCACCCGGAGCTGAACTAGCGTTTTATTCAGCATTTTTTGGCCAGGCAGATTTTGCAAATGGAATTGTGGAATTGGCCGAAAGTGCAAATTGTGATGTAATTGTAGACGATATTATTTACTATGCAGAACCTATGTTTCAAGATGGAGTTATTGGGCAAGCAACCGATATTGTAAAAAGTCAAGGAGTCAGTTACTTTTCTTCTGCAGGAAACCAATGGGACGATTCTTATGAAGCTCCATTTAGAGATGGAGGAACCTATTTGCTAAGTGATATTATTAGTGGTCTCCC
This window harbors:
- a CDS encoding carcinine hydrolase/isopenicillin-N N-acyltransferase family protein is translated as MKPTLFTIFILLIFNISIPSLKACSVLYYIDLQTGKIYIANNEDFWYDVEPYIQLMPASKKKHARLWYGWDNFAQGGINEEGLFFDGAVTPLQTRPVGYQKPKGNLGDEILANCSTVEEAVNYLEKEKIALNNGHMMFGDRSGNAVVVEWVGGERKLEYIKDNKLVMTNFLLSETTQGNYPCYRYVAITNSIANLESKNKALSFLEISNTLGNAVQVPIPDENGRKGGTLYSTFIDVTEMEFVLIYKIDNSKVTKLDLNKEFAAGKKRKLKLE
- a CDS encoding BRO family protein, with the translated sequence MLDIKLFNSQEIRSVMYKGEPHFLVTDVIAALTETSNANRYWTDLKRREKKASGVELYALCVRLKIEASNGRKYEMECAAKEALFRIIQSVPSKKAEAFKLWLAKVGSDHVDEKLSKRLAAHRKLKESQKRFLENISDRGVDDVGFIKVIEAGDNALFGGKNMHEIYNIDKEENLDDYMNALLLKGKDFATEISNLNVHHKDLQGKEDISKEHEEQNKGIREHLISKTNYKPEDIPPEDKLSQKGLKQQNNKGGKLEE
- a CDS encoding ParA family protein, which translates into the protein MTDILHVYNSKGGVGKSSLSWVIGTTLAKHLEAAESSEKVLIIDLDIQKNISTCLVKNPDEVEYSLSDIFINGTAPEKAIVNVSDNLDLLPSEGDLDSVTNYLSTITMGREFQFKEKLESFLKENYRIVVIDYPPNINLLTLNALIVSEEHCHVVVPVELSFLSLAGAVQVEEQLNKIKKYNLNRNIEIDFVCIVKDNISRSNHAKISQSEIEDRFKDKILKNTLKQAIDIPNAMVSKSTNLWDYDSETKAGDFVNELVVELWQKMNASS
- a CDS encoding adenylate/guanylate cyclase domain-containing protein; translation: MIRPKTKRDLNRIIPFGVIWLLSGWIFLIVELAATDSFNQLPTTAIQMDTQIFIMSSLAITCVGLFIGFIEIKYLENVFANKKFIVKICSKFFIYTLVFFFVVLITFPIAASLEIKAGLFDPRVWDKYLEYFTSITHLSTVLQLTASLIVSLFYSEISEYIGQGVLMKFFTGKYHSPIEEERIFMFLDMKSSTSIAEKLGHVEYFKLLKSYYADIAEPIIDFEGEIYQYVGDEIIVSWKLASPKLNTRCIDCFFAMRDALLQKSDWYKATFGIVPTFKAGIHLGNVTAGEIGVIKKEILFTGDVLNATARIQGLCNSLNTDLLLSSDLAEILNPDNKLQLKVLGEFNLRGKEESKELYTVG